The Thermasporomyces composti region CGGACGTTCGGCTACGTTGCAGAAGCAGCGCCTCCGATGACCAGCGCACAAGCAGGGGGGCGACGCCATGGCCGGGACTCACGTCTGGCACACCCAACAGTGGCGTGACCAGGCGGTCACGTGGGCCACGAGACGTCTCGCGGACCTCGGTCTGCGGGTCACCGGTCCGCCGGAGCAGCCGCATGTGCGGCCATGGTCGACTCTGCTGCGCATTCCCACCAGCGACGGACCGGTGTGGCTCAAAGCCAGTGGTCCCGGGACCGCCTACGAGGCGCGTATTCTCCAGGCCTCCCAGCACTGGGCGGTTCCCCAGTTGCCGATTCCCCTGGCGGTCGACGCCGACCGTGCGTGGTTGTTGCTGGCGGACGCGGGATCTCCGCTTCGTCGTGAGCTGGCCACCAGTAGGAACCTGCGGCAGTGGCTGGCGATCCTTCCTGAGTACGCCCAGGTGCAGATGGCGCTGACCCCACGCGTCGGCGAGATGCTTGCCCTCGGCGTCCCGGACCTACGTCCTCGCACCGTTCCCACCCACTACACGCGGCTGCTCTCGGACCATGTCTGGCTTCGGCTTGGCGCGTCGGACGGGATCTCACGCGATGACCTCCACCGGCTGCGGCAGCTGACGCCGCAGATCACCCGGTGGTCAGAGCAGCTGGAGGCTTTGGGGATCAGCCCCACCCTTCAGCACGACGACTTCCACGACGGCAATGTCTTCGTCCGTCGTTCCAGCAGGGGAGTCGCGTACGTCTTCCTGGACTGGGGTGACGCGTCCGTGGCTCACCCGTTCGGGACACTTCTGGCGAGCCTGCGCAACGTCGCGACATGGATGGACGAGCCCGTCGATCACAAGCTCCTCGGCGCGCTACGCGACGCCTACCTGGAGCCGTGGACCGCTCACTACGACCGCGCCGACCTCCTCGACGCGGTGCGGTGGGCAACCCGCTTGGCGAAGGTGGGTCGGGCTCTGGCATGGCGGCGCGCCTTGACGGGTGCCAACGGAACCGAACGAGCGACGTACGCGGAGTTCGTCGCCGGCTGGCTGCGTGACTTGCTCGCCGACGACTCGTGGTGAGCCGCCGTCAAGCTCCCGCCGCAGCCAGCCAGCACGTAGACGTCAGCGTCGTAGGAGAAACGTCACACGTCAGGCGCGCTTGCGGCGGCGCTTGGAGGCAGCGGTGGTCGGCGCCTTCGCTCCGACGACCTGTGCCCGGATGCTGTCGTAGTCGACCTCGACCTCGGCCAACGCGCGGCCAGCGGCCGAGGTGGGGACGCTCGCCAAAGCGAGAAGAAGGTGTTCGGTACCCACCTGCTCGCTGTTCGCACGCAAGGCCTCGCGTGTCGCGACGTCGAGGACCTTGACACCGCTGCGGCCGAGCGGGGGAGTCTTGACCGACCGACGCGGTCCGTCAGCCGGCAGCTGGGCCCGTGCGGCCTTGCGGACGTCGGCGACGCGCCGCCCCAGCTCCTTCAGCGCGTTGACCGCCCCACTCGAGCGGCTGGCGAGGAGGGCGAGGAGCAGGTGGATGTCCTCCACGGTCGCGTGATGGTGCTCGGCTGCCAGCTCTCGCCCTGCACGCAAGGCCGAGGACGCCCGCGAGGACAGCGGCAGCAGACCCTTGCTCGCGGCGGTCTCGACATCCAGACCCTCGGCGGGAACGAACCGCTGCTGGGCGGCCTGTCTGGTCACCCCGAGCGCGGTCCCGATGTCCGTCCACGACGCCCCTTCACGGCGCGCTTCGTCAACGAAGTGCGCGACAACGTGATGAGCGAAGGCTTCCAGGCGCGCGCCCACCTCTCGCGCGGCGGTCACCCGGTCGAGCGGTCCGCCGGAGCCCTGCTCTGCGGCGATCGTGGTGATGATCTGGTCGAGATCCAAGTCGTTGACAGCCATGGGGCAAGGGTTGTGGGATCATGGTCCACTTGTCAAGTACAAGTTGACGTGATGGACAGGCTGGTTTCGGACCTCATCCCAGCTTGACGCCACCAGTGACCGACTTCGGACATCGACACCCGCCAGCCGACCGGATTGGTCCGCTCGCCAGGCGGTGCGACGAGCCTTGACAGCTAGCCACTCCCGCCGGTGATTCCCGTCGCGCCCGGCCGCTGCACTCTTCCTCGCCCGCTTCCGCCGAAGCCGGCCAGGAGGCGGGCCACTCATCGTCGCCACCCGGCGCAAGCGCACCTTGACGCGAGGATGGGTGACCAGACTAAGGCCGACCAGTATAGGCACCGCACTCGCACCAGAGCACCGGGGGGAGGCGCCGACACGGGTGACCGCGGGACCGTCGGCCGACGGAAGCGCGGCCGCTCGATCACCCTCGCCGTCCACCGTGAGCCGTCGCGACGTCTCACCGAACCCACCGGATGACTACCCTGTGCGATGCTCGCGAAGGACGGACGCACGGAGGGGGGTCGTGGCCGAGAAACTCGTCTTTCGCGTCC contains the following coding sequences:
- a CDS encoding phosphotransferase, with amino-acid sequence MAGTHVWHTQQWRDQAVTWATRRLADLGLRVTGPPEQPHVRPWSTLLRIPTSDGPVWLKASGPGTAYEARILQASQHWAVPQLPIPLAVDADRAWLLLADAGSPLRRELATSRNLRQWLAILPEYAQVQMALTPRVGEMLALGVPDLRPRTVPTHYTRLLSDHVWLRLGASDGISRDDLHRLRQLTPQITRWSEQLEALGISPTLQHDDFHDGNVFVRRSSRGVAYVFLDWGDASVAHPFGTLLASLRNVATWMDEPVDHKLLGALRDAYLEPWTAHYDRADLLDAVRWATRLAKVGRALAWRRALTGANGTERATYAEFVAGWLRDLLADDSW
- a CDS encoding Clp protease N-terminal domain-containing protein, with amino-acid sequence MAVNDLDLDQIITTIAAEQGSGGPLDRVTAAREVGARLEAFAHHVVAHFVDEARREGASWTDIGTALGVTRQAAQQRFVPAEGLDVETAASKGLLPLSSRASSALRAGRELAAEHHHATVEDIHLLLALLASRSSGAVNALKELGRRVADVRKAARAQLPADGPRRSVKTPPLGRSGVKVLDVATREALRANSEQVGTEHLLLALASVPTSAAGRALAEVEVDYDSIRAQVVGAKAPTTAASKRRRKRA